The genomic DNA ATTATCATGGTGTGAACGGAAAAAATTTTTTCGATGAAGATAGACTCTTGCATCACCTGTTAGACAAATATGCAAAAGATTACGAAGCATCTCATAAAGAAGAAATGTTAAAACATATTCGCGGCTACGGAGAATTAGTCGGTGGAGTCTTGAATCGATTGACAGATGCTTGCCACAAAGAAGGAAAATACGGAGAAGTAATTCAATACGATAGAACAGGCAACCGAATCGACAAAGTGGTATATTCAGAAGAGCAAGTTGCATCTAGAAAAATTTCCTACGATTACGGAATTGTAAACTTAGACTTCCATCGAAATTGGAAACATCCTTTTACTACCATTCACAAGCTAACACTCGCTTACCTCGCAAATCAGAATGGAGAAGGAGGCGTCACCTGTCCGCTCGCGATGACAGATGGAATTATACTCGCAATAAAAGCTCTCGGAACCGAAGAGCAAAAAAAGAAATTTCTACCGTTAGTCGCCGGAGAGTATAGTCATTCCCACTTCATGGCGGGGCAATATGTAACCGAGCGAGTGGGAGGATCAAACGTTGGAGCGAATAGAACAACTGCAAAAAAACTGCCCAACGGCAAATGGATATTAAACGGAGAAAAATGGTTTTGTTCTAACCCTGGAGATTTATGGGTAACTACTGCAAAGATCGAAGGCACAAATACAATCGGAATGTTTCTAGTTCCCCGCATCAAAGAGGATGATACGCTTAATGGCTGTTATATCCTACGAAAAAAAGACATCATCGGCTCGCGCGGCAAAATTACAGTGGAGACTGTGTATGAAGATTTAGAAGCAGAAGAATTGGGAAGAGTCAGTCATGGTCTTGCCAATTTAGTAAAGTATGTAATTAAGACTTCCCGCATTCATTTGTCATTAGCCGCAACTGGAATTGGCAGACGTGCCTATATGGAAGCCTACGAATACATCAAAGTCAGAGAGGCTTACGGAAAAAAAGTAATCGAATTCCCATCTATCCAAAAACAACTCGTGGAAATGAAAATTTTACAATCCGCTTGCACACTCGTAGTCTTCAAAAACATTAGCCTACTTGATGGCGAAAGTCCCCTTCTCCAAATTCTGAATCCACTGATGAAATACATTGCGTCGAGTCACGCTACTTGGATTTCGAAACAAGCCATTTTACTGCACGGCGGCAACGGGATATTAGGCGACTTCTCCTGTCTTCCCCGTATTCACAATGATTCTATCATCAACGAGACATGGGAGGGAACGCACCAGGTCATTTCCGAGCATGTAATGAAAGCATTTTCGAGAACAAAAGCGCAAACTGCCTTTTATGCGGAGATTGACAAGAATATCATGGGAGTCGAAAAATATCCTTTCCTAACTTACGCAAGCGAAAGTTTTAAAATTCTAAAAGCAAGACTCCAAACGATTTACAATTCAAACGACGATGCTTATCTAGAAATGAATCGAGTTACCATTT from Leptospiraceae bacterium includes the following:
- a CDS encoding acyl-CoA dehydrogenase family protein, giving the protein MSNTTFFSKNNAGLEPFDISNYHGVNGKNFFDEDRLLHHLLDKYAKDYEASHKEEMLKHIRGYGELVGGVLNRLTDACHKEGKYGEVIQYDRTGNRIDKVVYSEEQVASRKISYDYGIVNLDFHRNWKHPFTTIHKLTLAYLANQNGEGGVTCPLAMTDGIILAIKALGTEEQKKKFLPLVAGEYSHSHFMAGQYVTERVGGSNVGANRTTAKKLPNGKWILNGEKWFCSNPGDLWVTTAKIEGTNTIGMFLVPRIKEDDTLNGCYILRKKDIIGSRGKITVETVYEDLEAEELGRVSHGLANLVKYVIKTSRIHLSLAATGIGRRAYMEAYEYIKVREAYGKKVIEFPSIQKQLVEMKILQSACTLVVFKNISLLDGESPLLQILNPLMKYIASSHATWISKQAILLHGGNGILGDFSCLPRIHNDSIINETWEGTHQVISEHVMKAFSRTKAQTAFYAEIDKNIMGVEKYPFLTYASESFKILKARLQTIYNSNDDAYLEMNRVTICDAIYSLYALSEFISEAMSFQKETAISHMVNGFAEIAIRGKEGLSDQHGIFQSSEILNWIIEY